Genomic DNA from Streptomyces venezuelae:
ACGACCCTGAAGATGATCAACCGCCTGATCGAGCCGACGGGCGGCCGCATCCGCATCAACGGCGAGGACGTCACCGACATCGACCCGGTGAAGCTGCGCCGCAAGGTCGGGTACGCGATCCAGTCCTCCGGGCTCTTCCCGCACATGACCGTCGCGCAGAACATCGCGCTCGTGCCGAAGATGGTCGGCTGGGGCAAGGCGAGGATCAAGTCCCGGGTGGAGGAGATGCTGGACCTGGTGGGCCTCGACCCGGGCGAGTTCCACCACCGCTACCCCCGCCAGCTCTCCGGCGGCCAGCAGCAACGCGTGGGCGTGGCCCGCGCCCTGGCCGCCGACCCGCCCGTCCTCCTCATGGACGAGCCGTTCGGCGCCGTCGACCCGATCACCCGTGACCATCTCCAGGACGAGCTGATCCGGCTCCAGCACGAGCTGCACAAGACGATCGTCTTCGTCACGCACGACTTCGACGAGGCCATCAAGCTCGGCGACCGCATCGCGGTCCTCCGGGAGCGGTCGCACATCGCGCAGTTCGACACCCCGGAGGCCATCCTCACCAACCCCGCCGACGACTTCGTCTCGGGTTTCGTGGGCGCGGGCGCGGCGCTGAAGCGCCTCAACCTCACACGCGTACGGGACGTGGAGATCGCCGACATCCCGACAGTGACCGTCGACGACCCGCTCCAGGACATCTTCGACAAGCTGCGCGGAGGCACCACCAACGAACTCCTCCTGCTCGACAAGCGCGGCCGCCCCTACAAGTGGCTGCGGCGCGGCGACCTGATGCGCGCCAAGGGCTCCCTGGCCCGCGCGGGCACCCTCGTCCACGACACGGTGACCCGCGACGCGACCCTCCGCGACGCGCTCGAAGCCGTCCTCACCGACAACGCGGGCCGGGTCGCCGTGACCGGGCGGCGCGGCGAGTACACGGGCGTCGTCGACATGGAGACCCTCATGAACTCCGTCCACGAGATGCTGGAGGCCGACCGCCTCGAAGCGGTGGAGCACCAGCACGAGTTGGAGGAACAGCGGGCCCGCCTGACCCAGCACGAGCAGGAGGGCTACGGCGGGGAGGCGAAGGCGTGACCGGCACCGCCGGGGGCACGCCCCGGATCCCCGACCCCAAGCCGAAACCGAGGGAGGCGTCCCGTCCCGAGGGCGAGCACGAGGTCAAGGGCCTGGCCTTCCGCGACGAGGGCGAGGCCGAACTCGAAGCACCTCCGGCCGTACTCGCCGCGCGGCAGCCGCGCCGCGTCACCTGGCAGAAGCTGACGTTCCTGCCCGCCGTGCTCGCGGTGATCCTCCTCGCGACGTGGTGGTGGTTCCAGCAGGCCGACCTCGACGCGATCTCCAAGAACGCGCTGGCGAACGGAAATGTCTGGCTCCGCCTGCGCCAGCACATCGAGCTGACGGCCATCTCCACCTTCTTCGTCCTCATCATCGCCATCCCCCTCGGCATCCTCCTGACCCGCAGGAGGCTCCGCAAAGGCGCACCGGTCGCGATGGCGGTGGCCAACATCGGCCAGGCGACCCCGGCGATCGGCCTCCTGGCGCTCCTCGTCATCTGGCTGGGCATCGGCGAGAAGGCGGCGCTGATCGGCATCATCATCTACGCCGTCCTGCCGGTCCTCTCCAACACGATCGCGGGCCTGAAGGCGAACGACCCGACCCTGATCGAGGCGGCGCGCGGCATCGGCATGTCCCCGCTCGGCGTCCTGTCGAAGGTCGAACTCCCCCTGGCCGTACCGCTGATCCTCGCGGGCGTGCGCACGGCACTCGTCCTCAACGTGGGCACGGCGACGCTCGCCACGTTCGGCGGGGGCGGCGGCCTCGGCGACCTGATCACGACGGGCATGACCAACCAGCGCATGCCGGTCCTCATGCTCGGCTCCATCCTGACGATCGCGCTCGCACTGCTCGTGGACTGGCTGGCGTCGCTGGCGGAGCTGCTGCTGCGCCCGAGGGGCCTGGAGGTGGACGCATGAGGAACCGGAAGCTCGGGATCACCGCGCGCACGGCCGTGATCGCCGCTCTGGGCGGTGCGGTGCTGGCCGCCTGTGGTCTCACCAGCGGCAGCCCGATGGTGGACGACGTCAAACCCGGCACCGTCGGCAAGGGCCTCCCCCTCAAGGGCGTCGACCTGACCGTCACCTCCAAGGAGTTCACCGAGCAGCTCATCCTGGGCGCGATCATGGGCATCGCGTTCGAGGCGGCGGGCGCGGACGTGCTCGACCGCACGGGCATCCAGGGCTCCATCGGCGCCCGTGAGGCCGTGAAGGGCGGCGACGCGGACGCGATGTACGAGTACACGGGCACGGCGTGGATCACCTACCAGGGCAACACCGAGCCGATCACGGACCCGCACAAGCAGTGGCAGGCGGTACGGGACGCGGACCTGGAGAACGGCGTGACGTGGCTGGAGCCGGCCACGCTCAACAACACCTACGCCCTGGCGATGAACCGGAGCAACGCGTCCAAGTACAGGACGAGGACGCTCTCGGACGTGGCGGCCCTGTCGAAGTCGGACCCGAAGGCCGTATCGCTGTGCGTGGAGAGCGAGTTCGCGTCGCGGGAGGACGGGCTGCCCGGCATGCAGAAGGAGTACGGGATGAAGGTCCCGTCCTCCAACATCACCAAGATGGACACGGGGATCATCTACACGCAGGCGTCGAAGGGGTCCTGCACGTATGGGGAGGTCTTCACGACGGACGGGCGCATCAAGGCGATGGACCTGACGACGATGGAGGACGACAAGCACTTCTTCCCCAACTACAACGCGGCCCCGGAGATCAACAGCAAGTCCCTGAAGGAGCACCCGGAGATGGCGGAGGTCCTGGCCCCCATCACGAAGAAACTGAACAACAAGGTGGCGCGGGACCTCAACTCCAAGGTGGACGTGGACGGTGAGGACCCTCATGAGGTGGCGAAGGACTGGCTGATCGAGGAGGGCTTCGTCAAGGAGTAGGGCTGCGGTGGGAGTGGGGCCGCGGTGGCCGGAGCGGGATCGGCCGCTGAAGTAGGTCAGTACCTGACCTACTTCCCTCCTAACGTGGTGCTCGCCCGACGGACCCGTACCCACGGAAGGCGGTCACCACCATGCCCCGCACCGACACCGACACCAACGCCGACACGACGCCCCAGGACGAACCGAGGGTCACCGGCGAGCGTGCCGACCTGCTCGAGGCGCTGACCCACCACCGGACGATGCTGCGCGTCACCGCCCGCGACCTCACCGACGAGCAGGCCGGCCGGCGCACCACCGTCAGCGAGCTGTGCGTCGGCGGCATCATCAAGCACGTCACTTCGGTGGAGAGGGTGTGGACCGCCTTCATCCAGGACGGCCTCTCCGCCCTCGGTGACGTGACCGACATGACCGACGAGGACTGGGCGCAGCGGGCCGACGAGTTCCGCATGCTGCCGGGCGAGACGCTGGCGGGCGTACTCGCCGCGTACGAGCAAGTGGCCCGCCGCACCGACGAGTTGGTGCGATACCTCCCCGACCTGGACGTGTCCCACCCCCTGCCGGAGGCGCCGTGGTGGGAGCCGGGTGGCCGGTGGTCGGCCCGCCGGGTCCTCCTGCACGTCATCGGGGAGACGTCGCAGCACGCGGGTCACGCCGACATCATCCGCGAGTCCCTGGACGGCGCCCTCAGCATGGGCTGAGCCGCGTGGCCGTACGCGCCCCCGTTCAGGCGTCGTCGTCCAGTTTCTCCACGACGCGGACGGAGACGTCGGCCAGGGTGCGCAGTTCCGCCTCGGAGAGGTGGTCGAGGAAGAGGGACCGCACGGCTTGTACGTGCAGCGGGGCCGCCGCCCCGATGGCCTCGCGTCCCGCTTCCGTGATCACCGCGAAGGCGCCCCGCCCGTCTTCCGCGCACTCCTCCCGGACCACGAGACCCCGCTTGATCATCCGGGCGATGTGGTGGGACATCCGGCTCTTCTCCCACTCCAGCGCCCGCGCGAGGTCCTGATACCGCTGCCGGCCCTCCGGCACGTCCGTCAGGTTGACCAGGACCGCGTAGTCCGCGGACGCCAGGTTGGATTCCGTCTGGAGCAGATGCGCGAGGCGGCCGATGAGCCGCTCGTGCAACCGGACGAAGCTCCGCCACGCGTGCTGTTCCTCCGCCGTCAGCCAGTTCACTCCGTCAGTCACGGGGGCGAGTGTAGTGAACTGGTTGACACGTCATCGGACGGCGAGATCAGGATGGGGGACCGGGGTACCCCCTACCCCGTCACGCTCGGGCTGCCGTTCCGGTGGCGTCGGTGACCGGGGTGTTCAGGAGTTGCTGCTCCCAGAGCGTCGCGATGCCGGTGGCGCCCGTGTGGGCCAGGGCCGCCAGCTGGTCCTCCGGTGTGATGCGGTCCGTACGCGCCCAGTCGCGCTGCCACTCGCCCATCACGGCAAGCCATGTGACCGGCACGACCCCGGCCTGGACCATGCGCCGCACCGCCATGTCGTGCGCCTCCGCCGATACGCCGCCGGACGCGTCGGTGACGACGTAGACGTCGAAGCCTTCGCCCGCCGCCTGGATTGCGGGCATCGCCACGCAGATCTCCGTCCACAGGCCGGCGAGGATCAACTTCTTGCGCCCTGTCGCCTTCACGGCGTCCACGACGACCTGGTCCTCCCAGGTGTTGATGAAGGTCCTGTTGATCGGCTTCTGGTCCGGAAACACGTCCTGCAGGGGCTGGATCAGCAGGCCTCCTCGGTCCTCCACGACCGTGGTGAGGATGGTCGGCACTCCGTACCCCTTGGCCGCCTTGGCCAGGCCCACGACGTTGCTGGTCACCATCATCGGCTCGTGGCTGTGGAGGTTGGCGAACTGGTACGGCTGGTGGTCGATCAGTACGAGGACGCTCTCCTCCGGGGTCAGCAGGGCTTCGAGGCCGGTCTTCGGCGACGGCGACGGCGACGGCGACGTGCTCATGGAGATCTCCTCAAGGAGTACGGGCGCGCGAACCGTTCTGGTTGACGCGTCATCTTTCTATATGACACGTCAACTAGTTGTCCAGGGAGGGTTGTTGTGGGGCACCCGGTGTCTTTGATGGTTGCCGGGGCCGCCCGGGGTTTTGCGGAGTGTGGCGGTTCCGGGCCGGGAGTAAAGGGCGCTCCCTTCGGTCGCGTCGGCTGCGCCGATTCCGCTGCGCTCCACCCTTGACTCCCGTCCCTCCACCGCGAGCTGCTTGTTGACCCGGACGGCCAGGGGTGGGGGCAACGGGGACCGCTGGGTCAGTCATCGGCTTTCGCTGCCGGGTGCGGCCCGGTCCATCGTGGGCGGCGGGTCACGGTCACGGCCCCGCCTACCGCGCGGCTTGGCCGCTCGGGCCATCGGCTCGCGTTGCCGGGTGCGGCCCGTCCCAACGCAAGCCGCCCTCACGGTTCGGGTCGGGTCATCGGCTTGCGTTGCCGGGTGCGGTCCGGTTCATCGTGGGCGGGAGTCATGTTCGATGAGCTGTATCCGGCCGGGGGCCGCCCCCCCTCCGGCACCTACTTGGGGAAAGTTGCGAATGAGGTTGCCGCGCGCCCCCTCTGTCGAGCCATGCGCGCCCCTCTCTCATGCGGGCTTGCCCCGGTGGATGCGCGCGATGAGGGGTGGGTGGGGGCGGCGTGCGGTGGTGCGAAGGGGGGCGCGCGCCGGTAGGGTTCACAACTTTCCCCAAGTAGGTGCCGGAGAGGACCGCCCGACCCGACCAAACCCCGAATCCCCGAATCCCCGGGGGCGTACAGGGCTTGGGTGGGGGCGCGCGGCCAAGGCATTCGCAACTTTCCCGAAGTAGGTGCCGGAGGGCGCGGCCCGAGGCGCTCCCGGACGGGCACGGCACATCGACCATGACTCCCGCCCACGATGGACCGGGCCGCACCCGGCCACGAGAGCAGATGGCCCGCCCCGGACGGTGAGGGCGGCTTGCGTTGGACCGGTCCGCACCCGGCGATGAACGGCAATGACCCACCCACCCGGATCCGCCGCCTCACCCCTGGCCGTCCGGGTCAAGAAGCAGCTCGCGGTGGAGGGACGGGAGTCAAGGGTGGAGCGCAGCGGAATCGGCGAAGCCGACGCGCAGCGCAGCGGAGCGCCCTTTACTCCCGGCCCGGAACCGCCACACTCCGCAAAACCCCGGGCGGCCCCGGCAACCATCAAAGACACCGGCCCACCGAAGTCACCGCTACCGTTTTCTCGGTACGTCAAGTTCCGCCCAGATCGTCTTGCAGGGGCGGAGCGGGAGCGGCCCCAAGTCCGTTCCCCAGCGGTCCGCGAGCGCCTCGATCAGGAGCAGGCCCCTCCCCGACTCCGCCTCGGCGGAAGGCCTGCGCGGATGCAGAGGCGGGCTGCGGTCCGCCCGCGCGTCCGTCACCTCGATACGCAGCGTGTTCGCCGCGCTGAGCAGGAGGCCGAGTCGAAAGCTCCGGCCCGGCACGTGACCGTGCAGCACGGCGTTGTTGGCCAGCTCGGCGACGACGTGCTCTGCGGCGTCGCTCGGGCAGCCCCAGCTGTGCAGTTGCTCCCTCGTCAGGAGCCGGGCCAGTCGCGCGCCTCTCCTCGTCGCGGAGAGCAAGATCGTGAACTGGCGTACGGGCGTGGGGGTTTGGGGCCGGGTGGTTTCTTGGTTCACGTCACTCAGCGTGGCGGGCCGTGCGTAGCGTGAACAGGGCGGCGCGCTGTGCGTGCGGGGTCTGTCCGGACGTTGTCCCGGCTTGTCCCGGCTGTCCATGTAGGCGACCGGGTACGTGTGCGCGTTGGTTCGGGCGGTACGTCGGAGGTGGGTGCTGTGGAAGAACGTAACGACGGTGTGGACGAGCCGGGTTGGGACGTCGACCCGGAGGACGAGATCAGCTCGGTGGTCGAGATGGTCGGCCATCAGCTGAGGCTGCGGAGGGAGACGGCGGGGATGAGGGTGGCCGAGTTCGCGGCGGCCATCGGGTACGGGGAGGACCTGGTCCGCAAGGTCGAGCGCGGGGCACGCATCCCCCGCCCCGAGTACCTGGACCGGGTGGAGGAAGTGGTGGACGCCGGTGGGTTCGTCTCCGCGATGAAGAAGGAGATGAGGGAAGCCAGGTACCCGAGGAAGGTCCGCGAGCTTGCCAAGCTGGAGGAGCGGGCGGTCGAAGTAGGGCTGTACAGCAACCACAACGTCCACGGTCTGCTGCAAACGGAGGAGTTCGCGCGGGCCTTGCTGGAGACGCGGAGGCCTACATACGCAGTCGAAGATCTGGAGCGCCTTGTCGCTGCGCGAATGGCTCGCCGATCGATTTTCGACCGCTCACCTGCGCCTGAACTCAGCTTCGTACAGGAGGAGGTGACCCTACGGCGGCCGATCGGGGGGACAATGGTGCTGCGGCGGCAGCTCGAACGCCTTCTGGAAGTCGGCGAGTTGCGGAACGTCGAAGTTCAGGTGATGCCCACTGATCGAGGCGACCACCCGGGAACTGGAGGCCTGATCGAGTTGCTCAAGTTCGGTGACGGGACAGCTGTGGGCCGCTCTGATGGAGAGTTCGGCGGCCGTCCAGTCTCTGATCCGAGGCAGCTCCGTATTCTTGAACTCCGGTATGGCATCATCCGGGCCCGCGCTCTCACGCCGGGAGAGACGCGAACCTTCATCGAGGAAGTGCTGGGAGAAACATGATCCGCAAGGGCACTACTGGTGACCGCCTCGAACTGGAGTGGTTCAAGAGCAGCTACAGCAGCAGCAGCAACGGCGAAGACTGCGTCGAGATAGCCACCACCCCCGCCCACATCCACATCCGCGACTCCAAGACCCCCCACACCCCCCACCTCACCCTCACCCCCTCCACCTGGTCCGCCTTCGTCACATACGCCGCTTACGCCTCGCAGGACTCAGAGGCGTAAGACCAAGGGACCAGCAAGCCCCCACCCCCGGACAGGGGTAAAAGCAGCCCACGCCTCTTACCCTGGCGTGCATGACTGACGACACCGGCGGCGTACTGAGCAAGCCCTACAGAGCCCTGAGCATCGGCATCGTGTCCGTCGTACTGCTCATCGCCTTCGAGGCGACCGCCGTAGGGACGGCGATGCCGGTGGCGGCCAGGGAGCTCGACGGCGTGTCGCTGTACGCCTTCGCCTTCTCCGGGTACTTCACCACGAGCCTCTTCGGCATGGTGCTGAGCGGCCAGTGGGCGGACCGGCGAGGACCGCTCGGCCCGCTGGCGACAGGCATCGCCCTGTTCGCAGCGGGGCTGTTGCTGAGCGGCACCGCCGGGGCGATGTGGCTGTTCATCGCGGGGCGGGCCGTGCAGGGGCTCGGCGGAGGCCTGGTCATCGTCGGGCTGTACGTGATCGTCAGCCGCGCCTACCCCGAGCATCTGCGGGCTTCGATCATGGCGGCGTTCGCGGCGAGCTGGGTCGTGCCGTCGGTCGTGGGGCCGCTGATCTCCGGGTCGGTCACGGAACACCTCGGCTGGCGCTGGGTGTTCGTCGGCATCCCCGTCCTCGTGCTCGCGCCGCTCGCGCTCGCGCTGCCCGCGATACGGCGGACGGCGTCGGGTCCGGTCGACCCGGACGCGCCGGTCGCCGCGTTCGACCGGCGCCGCATCCGGCTGGCGCTCGGGATCTCGCTGGGCGCGGGGCTGCTCCAGTACGCGGGGCAGGACCTGCGGTGGCTGTCGCTGCTGCCCGCCGTGGTCGGCGGGGCGGTCCTCGTGCCGGCGGTGCTCGGACTGCTGCCGAAGGGGACGTACCGGGCGGCGCGTGGCCTGCCGTCGGTCGTGCTGCTGCGCGGCGTCGCGGCGGGGTCGTTCGTAGCGGCGGAGTCCTTCGTACCCCTCATGCTCGTGACGCAGCGCGGGCTGAGCCCGACCATGGCGGGGCTCTCGCTCGCGGTGGGCGGGGCGACATGGGCGCTCGGGTCGTACGTGCAGTCGCGGCCTCGGATGGAGCCCTACCGGGCGCGGCTCGTCGCCGCGGGCATGGTGCTCGTCGCGGCGGCCATACTCGCCGTGCCGACGGTGCTCATCGAGTCCGTGCCCGTGTGGATCGTGGGGGTCGCGTGGGGCTTCGGGTGCTTCGGCATGGGCATGGTGATCGCCTCGACCAGCGTGCTGCTGCTGCGGCTGTCCGCGCCCGCGGACGCGGGGTCGAACTCGGCGGCGCTGCAGATCTCGGACGGTCTGTCGAACGTGCTCCTGCTGGCCGCCGGAGGTGCCGCGTTCGCCGCGCTCGGGGGCGGCACGGTGGGCGCGGGCCACGGCGCGGACGCGGCGGACGGTGCCGCCGGGTCGCATCCCGCCGCGTTCGTCGCCGTCTTCGTGCCGATGGCCGTGGTCGCCCTGGTCGGGGCGTGGGTGGGGACGAGGCTGCAGGGCCCGCAGGTGCCGGAGGAGGCCGCGGCGGGCGACGCGGCGGTCCCGGCGGCGGACGAGACGGGGCTCGTGGTGACCGACGTCGTGACGGACGTACGCATGGACGTCCTGTCGGACACGGCACCGGACGGGCGGGCGGAGGGCTAGGCGAGCGGAGGGCCAGGCGGGCCCGCCGTCCGGGCGGGTGCGTCGGGCACGTCACCCCTACTTGCGCACGCGGAACCGCAGCATCGTCACCCCGCCCGACTGCACGTTGCCGTACGGCTCCAGGTCGATCCGGTCGAGGCCCGGCGGTGTGAAGCGGACGCCGTCGCCGAGCAGCACCGGCAGCACGTACACGAGGATCTCGTCGACGAGACCGCGTCGCAGGCACTGGGCGGCCAGGTCGGCGCCGAGGATCTCCAGGTTCTTGTCGCCGGCGGCGCGGCGTGCCGTGGCAACGGCCTCCTCGATGTCGCAGGTGAGGAAGGTGACGTCGGGGTCGGGATCATCGGGCGGGCGGTGCGTGAGGACGAAGCGCGGCCCGCCTTCGTAGTCGGGGTTCTCGTCGGACATGCGCTTGCCGACCTCGTACGTGCCCCGGCCGATGAGCATCGCGCCCGTGGCCGCCATGACCTCGGGGAACGTCGCCGACGTCATGTGCTCGAAGATCCAGTCCATCGTGTGGCCGGGACCGGCGATGAAGCCGTCCAGGGACATCACCCTGTTCACGACCACTTTGCCGATGCTCGCGTCCGTCATGCGTCGTCTCCAAGCAGGTGGAGGGCCGGGATCGCATCGTAGGCCGGGGAGCGGCATCTTCCCCTACGGAAGCCGTGACCTGGACGGACATCGCCGTACCGGCGTTCCGAGCGTTTCGCGCCCCGTGTGAGACCTGTCGCACCCGCCCCCGTCACCGCCTCGGCCTCAGTGGAACGTCAACGCATCACCGGTAAGGTGGCCCGGTTGTCATACGTGCCGCCGACCCGCGAACCCGGAGACCGTGACTACCACCAGCGCCGCCGCCAACTCCTCCCACCACCTCTCCCCCGCCTTTCCCGGCCGTGCCCCGTGGGGTACCGCCAACAAGCTGCGTGCCTGGCAGCAGGCGGCGATGGACAGGTACATCCAGGAGCAGCCGCGAGACTTCCTCGCCGTCGCCACCCCCGGCGCCGGCAAGACGACGTTCGCGCTCACGCTCGCGTCCTGGCTGCTGCACCACCACGTCGTCCAGCAGGTCACGGTCGTCGCGCCCACCGAGCACCTGAAGAAGCAGTGGGCCGAGGCCGCCGCCCGGGTGGGCATCAAGCTGGACCCCGAGTACAGCGCGGGACCGCTGAGCAAGGAGTACCACGGCGTCGCCGTGACGTACGCGGGCGTCGGTGTACGGCCGATGCTGCACCGCAACCGCTCCGAGCAGCGCAAGACGCTCGTGATCCTCGACGAGATCCACCACGCGGGGGACAGCAAGTCGTGGGGTGAGGCGTGCCTGGAGGCGTTCGAGCCCGCCACCCGCCGCCTCGCGCTCACCGGTACGCCGTTCCGGTCCGACACGAACCCGATCCCGTTCGTGCAGTACGAGGAAGGGAACGACGGCATCCGGCGGTCCGCCGCCGACTACACGTACGGCTACGGCAGCGCGCTCGGTGACGGCGTCGTGCGGCCCGTCATCTTCCTCTCGTACTCCGGCAACATGCGCTGGCGCACCAAGGCCGGCGACGAGATCGCGGCGCGGCTCGGCGAGCCGATGACGAAGGACGCCGTCAGCCAGGCCTGGCGTACCGCGCTCGATCCGCGCGGCGAGTGGATGCCGAACGTCCTCAAGGCCGCCGACAAGCGGCTCACCGAGGTCAGGAAGGCCATTCCGGACGCGGGCGGCCTCGTCATCGCCTCCGACCAGGACTCCGCGCGTGCGTACGCCAAGCTGATCCGGGAGATCACCGGGACCAAGGCCACCGTCGTCCTCTCCGACGACACCGGCGCGTCCAAGCGCATCGACGACTTCAGCGCCAGTACGGACCGGTGGATGGTCGCCGTCCGCATGGTGTCCGAAGGTGTCGACGTGCCGCGCCTCGCGGTCGGCGTGTACGCCACCACCATCTCGACGCCGCTGTTCTTCGCGCAGGCCGTCGGCCGTTTCGTGCGGTCCAGGCGGCGCGGCGAGACCGCGTCCGTCTTCCTGCCCACCGTCCCCGACCTGCTCACCTTCGCCAACGAGATGGAGGTGGAGCGGGACCACGCCCTCGACAAGCCGAAGAAGGAGGGCGAGGAGGACCCGTACGCCGAGTCCGAGAAGGAGATGGACGAGGCCAACAAGCAGGAGGACGAGGACACCGGGGAGCAGGAGCAGTTCTCGTTCGAGGCGCTGGAGTCCGAGGCCGTCTTCGACCGCGTGCTGTTCGACGGCGCCGAGTTCGGCATGCAGGCGCACCCGGGGAGCGAGGAGGAGCAGGACTATCTCGGCATCCCGGGGCTCCTCGAACCCGACCAGGTGCAGATGCTGCTGCAGAAGCGGCAGGCCCGGCAGATCGCCCACAGCAGGAAGAAGCCGGACGAAGAGGCCGACCTGCTTGAACTGCCCGCCGAGCGGCGGCCCGTCGTCTCCCACAAGGAGCTCCTCGGGCTGCGGAAGCAGCTCAACACGATGGTCGGCGCGTACGTCCATCAGAGCGGTAAGCCGCACGGCGTGATCCACACCGAGCTGCGCCGCACCTGCGGCGGCCCGCCGAGCGCGGAGGCCACGGCGGGGCAGCTGCGGCAGCGCATCGAGAAGGTCCAGGAGTGGGCCACCCGCATGAAGTGACGCTCGGACGGCACGCTCGTACGTTCATGAAGTGACGTTCGAGTAAGGAGCCGGGGGTTCCGAGTGGGGAGTTCGTGTGCGGAGGTGGTGCGTGCGGCCTCCGAGGCGGCCATCGCGTAATGGGGCAATGGGGGGCGCTAGGGGCGTCCCCGTGCCCGGATTCTGGACGAAGTCTTCCGCT
This window encodes:
- a CDS encoding dihydrofolate reductase family protein, yielding MTDASIGKVVVNRVMSLDGFIAGPGHTMDWIFEHMTSATFPEVMAATGAMLIGRGTYEVGKRMSDENPDYEGGPRFVLTHRPPDDPDPDVTFLTCDIEEAVATARRAAGDKNLEILGADLAAQCLRRGLVDEILVYVLPVLLGDGVRFTPPGLDRIDLEPYGNVQSGGVTMLRFRVRK
- a CDS encoding DEAD/DEAH box helicase, with translation MTTTSAAANSSHHLSPAFPGRAPWGTANKLRAWQQAAMDRYIQEQPRDFLAVATPGAGKTTFALTLASWLLHHHVVQQVTVVAPTEHLKKQWAEAAARVGIKLDPEYSAGPLSKEYHGVAVTYAGVGVRPMLHRNRSEQRKTLVILDEIHHAGDSKSWGEACLEAFEPATRRLALTGTPFRSDTNPIPFVQYEEGNDGIRRSAADYTYGYGSALGDGVVRPVIFLSYSGNMRWRTKAGDEIAARLGEPMTKDAVSQAWRTALDPRGEWMPNVLKAADKRLTEVRKAIPDAGGLVIASDQDSARAYAKLIREITGTKATVVLSDDTGASKRIDDFSASTDRWMVAVRMVSEGVDVPRLAVGVYATTISTPLFFAQAVGRFVRSRRRGETASVFLPTVPDLLTFANEMEVERDHALDKPKKEGEEDPYAESEKEMDEANKQEDEDTGEQEQFSFEALESEAVFDRVLFDGAEFGMQAHPGSEEEQDYLGIPGLLEPDQVQMLLQKRQARQIAHSRKKPDEEADLLELPAERRPVVSHKELLGLRKQLNTMVGAYVHQSGKPHGVIHTELRRTCGGPPSAEATAGQLRQRIEKVQEWATRMK